Sequence from the Chloroflexota bacterium genome:
TTGCCCGAGGGGATGGAGATGGTGATGCCTGGGGACAACGTGAACTTGAAGGTGAAGTTGATCGTGCCGGTGGCGCTGGAAGTGGGGTCGCGGTTTGCGATCCGCGAAGGCGGGCGGACGGTCGGCGCAGGCGTCATCACCGAGATTTTGGAATAAGACCGAGAAGGGGGTAGGAAGCAGTCGCTTCCGCATAGATAGAGATGGCAAAGAAGAAGGAAGTCCGAGCAGTCATCACGCTGGCTTGCACCGAGTGCAAGGAGCGCAACTATACGACGCAGAAGAACCGACGCAACGACCCGGGCAGGCTGGAGTTGAAAAAGTACTGCAGCCGCTGC
This genomic interval carries:
- the tuf gene encoding elongation factor Tu (EF-Tu; promotes GTP-dependent binding of aminoacyl-tRNA to the A-site of ribosomes during protein biosynthesis; when the tRNA anticodon matches the mRNA codon, GTP hydrolysis results; the inactive EF-Tu-GDP leaves the ribosome and release of GDP is promoted by elongation factor Ts; many prokaryotes have two copies of the gene encoding EF-Tu); amino-acid sequence: LPEGMEMVMPGDNVNLKVKLIVPVALEVGSRFAIREGGRTVGAGVITEILE
- the rpmG gene encoding 50S ribosomal protein L33, which produces MAKKKEVRAVITLACTECKERNYTTQKNRRNDPGRLELKKYCSRCRKHTLHRETK